cccgttaaaaatttgattgaaaacaaaacgCTGATGCGAATTTtcccccacagccactgcgcacctttgccccacaagcaatttttgaactaatcgaatttaaaaaaaaactcttgaactttttcacaaaaatgaatacgcactatcatctactataaaatgaaggtttccttgacagtgtagtttcgaaccttCCAGTTATCTTAGGTAAGttaatcgtcatctccaaaatttaaaaaaatagatcaaaacatcgcaaaactctttttacttCATACCTTTTtgtcactttcatgaaatgtatctctttttatatgtgtgagctgctggtgtaataatgcatcaaacgactacactgttgtcgaaagtttatgctcgtttgctccaaaatggccaatgcgcacctatgccccgcactactctaatgTGCAAAAGATTACGTTTTTTAGGCACTCCTGCTTGTGAATTTTGGTACACATGTGAATTTATCGGCAAAACGTATTTGAACTTGTTAGAGACATCACTTCGACTAGTGTCTTTGTAGAACTTTTGTCGGTGAAGCTGCTCATTATCCATTTTCACGTACGTTTCGTTGTCCATGAGAATacatccttcgtacttcgtaAGAATCTCATTGTACAACTTTCGGGCACGTCTTTTGGCCACAAGATTCCATTTCAGTGTCCTGTTTGGTTGcttattgacccgaaaagaaATCTTACTCAAATACGAATCTTTCTAATGGTGCTTTGGCTGGCACTGAATTTCATGGCTATATCATAATCCAATAGCCCTAATCAttctcaacaccttcaaatGCAGCTTCCGATTCATAGCTCCACTACAGTTCTTACTATGTTTGAGAACGCTGCATACGGTCGATTTAGCCAATTTCATTGACAGGAAGcaggaaacatttcaaactgctgtcaaaacattaTAAATCCGACCACTAGGAGCGCTGCAGTAAACTAAACAGTGCGTCCATATATGAAATGACTCGAGCTTTAGAGTAGTCCAATCGCTaagcaaagggcctggccgggtaagggagtaaaaaatgctcccaaaccaaatcactagctgtatggcaaatattgtataggatattaaataagaaattttgacggtttatttgaacccctatatagtttaacataggatatatagtgaaaaacgtacttcttcgtttatttcacgccatcctgaAAAGATTCgagatcaaaatttgaaaaaaaaaattctgaatgtgcatcttactacggtgtatcaagaaaaattatcaaaaaacatttcatgaaaaattttagtactaaaaaataatattgaaaattttctgtttgatttgtatggcagacaaaccgcccccccccccctcagagaggggggatggagtgtctaaccaccatagaaacatttttgccccctaaaacctccacatgccaaatcatTTAcgtgattcattctcgagttatgcagaaatttgtgtttcatttgtatttttttttcttgaatttttaagaggactgcgcgaaaaaaagttttttctttggcctttgggcatttttcatttattttcaattaagagacccattactgctctaatattttataaattttatgtttcatatgcctaaattttgtcggtatatttagagcattgcgctgtacaattttttttcttgtatcttaaaatatatgagattatctttacattggattaagatggtttaccaaattcaaaggagtcagcagtacgagagatctctgtgagaaaaaaataaagttagattttttgatgaaaaaatagtttgaagataattatcaatctagaaaagccgcaggaacacatttaaatatgatttagagtagtactgaatctctaaattccacaaaaaaaacaaaatctcaatatttttttagtactaaaattttttgatgattttttttttcataatttttcttgatacaccgtagtaagatgcacattcagtgattttttcaaatttttatctcgaagcttttgaggatggcgtgaaataaacgaaaaagtacgtttttcactatagattctgtgttaaaccacatagggattCAAATACACCGCcaaaatttgttatttaatatcctatacaatatttgccatacagctggcgatttggtttgggggactttttactcctttacccagccagactctttggatatattaaaaaaatgttccgcgcaacactaaaaaaaatcttaaaaaaacacccatatctagaaaagccgtagaaacacatttaaatatgaattagagtagtactgaatctctaaaccccaaaaaatttttttttctaaatttcaatatttttttagtgctaaaatttttgatgaaattttgttttgataatttttctcgatacaccgtagtaagatgcacattcagtttttttttaaatttttgtctcGAAGCTTttaaggatggcgtgaaataaacgaaaaagtacgtttttcactatagattctATGTTAAAACACATAGggattcaaataaaccgccaaaatttcttatttaatatcctatacaatatttgccatacagctggcgatttggtttgggggcactttttactcccttacccggccaggctctTTATAATATTGGCTTCACTGTACGTGTCGGATGgataatattttcattttctacTAATCCTACGGGGCAACGATTTCCTTCAAACAGTCAGTATAAATTAGTATAACTAGTGTAATTTCCACTGTTTGTAGGAAATCGTTGCGTAGAAACTAACTATATACTTTGAAAAGACATTCTCGTAAAATGTTTCATTCACAGCAGAGGTGAAATTATCCTGTGGATAAACTTCTCCTTGTTCCCTTATCGGCAATAGTTTTTTTGGTTTCTTTTTTTGAGTATAATAACTTATATTTATCCACATGTGTCTATTTTCTGACGTGCGAGTGATACCTATTTGACATGCAATGCCGTAAGAAATCGTGAACACAAACGCTAGCCCCTTTCTATGTTGTATCAAATATTTAGGAAAGAGGAGCACATTCAAATTATATCTATTCAATGTGGGTAAGCATTAATGATCTAAAATACACTTCTTGTGCACACAATGAcgacgaaatatttttttcaccctTCGACGCTCTGTTTAACACATTTATCAGAACATACAATCATTGTGAGGTGGTGTTATCCGTATCCAAATAATAAACCGAATCCTGGACTATAAATAGCAACTCGAAATAACTGGTAGAAAACATAATGGTTTCCGATATATGATATTATTGGATTAGTGGCATTATTGGTTTCGCCATAACATTTTTCGAATGTTGCTGATTATTATTATTCAGTTATTCGAGCAACCATCCACTTGTTCTGGGTAATGCGTGCGTCTATGAACATTTGAGAAAGCTCATCTAATCGTCAGTATTCTTTTTTTCAGTTTCCATTTTCTGATCATTTAACACAGGAACCACACATTCCCAAAGATTCATCTTGATTCCTTAGAGATGAATAAAAAGAGCATGAACTCATGTAAAGCATGCTCGTGAGATGTGCTCAACAGCTCAACTCTTTCCGATGGCTGATACAGCGGCGGACATACTGTCTTCAGAGCTTCCCATTCCAACCCGCCCCGAAGACAACCATCGCCATTTAGGATCCTTTGTGTGCCTTCCCTCATTAGAAGACGTCATTCCGTGTAGTAAATACCCTTTCATCGAAGGCTCCGGGCGTTTAATGGACCAAATACGAAGCATCCGTCCGTGAAAGGAAAATTTCCGGAAGCGAGTCATTGTCCCGCTTTCCTACCCCGATAGCTTCGATATTAGGGGTGATTATATTGCCGGCCATGGATCCGTCGGCCATCAGGGCAGACAAATATGGGCATCATGGCGGcagaaagtcataaaaaaacaaagcaaAAAAAGGATGAACGACTTCCATTCAATGTTTTCGGTTGATAGACTCGTAAAATTATCCCAATTTTCGTTAAGCGCGAAGCCCAACTCGgggtgattttttttagtttgccAGGTAGACATCAGCCAAAGTGTCACAACGTGACAtcggaaattataagcaaagtCCAATTGACACGCGCGACGCGTCCCGTCCCACGATCCTTATTGACGGAACCTAAAGAGTATTGAGGAGGGAGTGGAAAGTGTatggtttgaaaaataaaactgtTCACGAACGTTTCGCAGCAATCTCGCAGCCTAATGATAAAACAAGCCATGAGGGATTTGTTCTCTCCGCCGGAGCATCTCATAAAATGCTTATCGCCGCCGGTTAAATATGCCTTCTGTTCTGTCGAGACGCGCTCGGAAAGTCCCATCCCGAGCGATAAGAAGcttaaaaagtgtgccttctcgTTCGCCCCGGCAATATTTACATCCTCCCGTCTGAATGGTGCTCTGGCCAATTCGATTGGCCAACCCCAAACAGAAAAGGATGACACGAGAGAAAAACGGGGTTCAACTTCTTCGGTCGTCTGCATAGGGCAGCCCAAGGAGGAGGGTTCAACAGAGCCAGGGACCTTTATTCTAATTGTTTGAACATTTTGCGCAATCATCTTTCTTCCTCTGGCTGCGATTGCGAAGAAGTCTCACAAAGGATCGTGTTTTGCCATTGAGGCGTGCAAATTATGAAATTATTGCCCTGTTTATATTACCTGAGTACCTGAGCAGCGTTCGCAGACAGTTTGCATTGAATTAGGGAGCAAAAGGGCGACGACAAATGGATTGGTGTGTTTAAACAGATGGAACGCCAGATTGCAGGTGGAAAACTGGAGAGCGTAATACAATCAAATCGATTAATCAACTTTATTCTCAACTGCAAAACAATAACATTTCGTATCGGAAGGATTATTTACATTCGTATTATCGATTATTTACAATTAGATTTTTGGCTTAACATTTAATTAAGATACTGTTCGGTAACTGAAATCAGCAATTAACCTCAACGACACAAACGACTTCAAGCCGCCACGAGCATCGCCACTAGACTACACAGTGCAAGCGCTACAAAGTTAACAATTCGTGTATCAGCCGAACCTCTTACACTGCCAAAAACTCCGGCTGTTTCCAACCGACTCGAAATCGGGGTTGTAGATGACACACCATAATGCAGCAGACTGTTATCAACTTCCCCGTCATACTTGTACCTCACATCGTTGTTGAAAACATTGTCCGGCGTATGCACGTACCCGTATGCTCCGGTTTTCGATCGCAGAATACGGAAGTTGACCTCGTCTGGATGCAACTTCCCGGCGACGAAATTGTGCAACCGGTTGACCAACACGTACAGGTAACCCTCGTGATCGAATCCCATCCCATCGATCCACTGAATGTGGGTTTTGTCCCTTGCAATGACGACCTGGTTTTTCGCCGAGAATGGCCTATACGAGTCCCACCTAGCGATGGCATGATCTCCCAGCAGTCCGTAGTACAGCAGACCCTGATTGTCCATTATCATCCCATCGGTTTGGGAGCTCTTGCGTCCATAGTCGGTCACCGACTCCAAAATATCCCTGGGAGTCGCCTTCAAAATAAACTCCGGATCACGCAACAGCGAAGCTGGCAACGAATACAGATGGTAGCTTGACAGTGGACTGTAGTAGACGTTACGTTCGTAGTTCTGGTTAGCGATCAATGGATCGACCTGGGGGTCGATATCGTTCTGAATGTGCGGATTGTAGTACGGTCCCAGTGCgattccatcgatgtgaatggaGAAGTTCAACTCCGTACCGTTGATGGCGAACCGGACGGCGTTGTGCGCAGCCCGCATTGAGTTGTTCTCGCGGACCTTCCACGATCGGTTCAGTCGACGCGAGTATACCACGATTCCCGGATCGGCGCCACTGTTGTCGGTGATGTAAGCGAACCCTCCGAAGGCATCGTCTACGACGATTTTGTTCAGATAGTTGGAACCGGTGGGAACGACATCCTG
The Toxorhynchites rutilus septentrionalis strain SRP chromosome 2, ASM2978413v1, whole genome shotgun sequence genome window above contains:
- the LOC129765354 gene encoding protein yellow-like: MFSVVLYIHCLSLIVAGVSSQDPQPSLSPPTPPTPPSQSERQFRVVYEWNVLDFAYATEDDRARALYHGDYVPTNVLISDCKPYANRLYVSIPRMLAGVPATLGYFVRPENNGRTDPEIVPYPSWEMNRRGNCSALQFVQGLAIDKYGIMWVVDSGRTETLQRGDNHVICPPKILLLDLKRNGTVVLRHDFPQDVVPTGSNYLNKIVVDDAFGGFAYITDNSGADPGIVVYSRRLNRSWKVRENNSMRAAHNAVRFAINGTELNFSIHIDGIALGPYYNPHIQNDIDPQVDPLIANQNYERNVYYSPLSSYHLYSLPASLLRDPEFILKATPRDILESVTDYGRKSSQTDGMIMDNQGLLYYGLLGDHAIARWDSYRPFSAKNQVVIARDKTHIQWIDGMGFDHEGYLYVLVNRLHNFVAGKLHPDEVNFRILRSKTGAYGYVHTPDNVFNNDVRYKYDGEVDNSLLHYGVSSTTPISSRLETAGVFGSVRGSADTRIVNFVALALCSLVAMLVAA